Proteins encoded by one window of Polyodon spathula isolate WHYD16114869_AA chromosome 16, ASM1765450v1, whole genome shotgun sequence:
- the LOC121328416 gene encoding chloride channel protein ClC-Kb-like, with amino-acid sequence MAAIMTREGGENNPETEQVLLLEKNLWKPWPRTRTKVKGCLGYVKRVLFVVGDDWIFLFALGVIMALISFTIDFTVNKMLTAHWWLFHELGDNMLLKFLSWSVYPIALTAFSTGFAQSVCPESAGSGVPEVKTILTGVVLEEYLTIKNFGVKVVGMTCTLAAGSPIFLGKVGPFVHLSCMIAAYLGRMRASATNEYENKNKQYEMLVAGAAVAVSSCFGAPVSGVLFSVEVVSSHFAVRHYWRGFFAATCGACMFRLLAVFNSEQVTILAPFKTSFDIDFPFDLPEMIFFIILGAVCGVMSCAYLFCQRWLLGYTRRNSIIVKLMATEKAVYSGLVALLLSSITFPYGLGQFMASRLTMKELLYSLFDNNTWIVLSQNASLSRPHVVDPQNLWLEWWDPTFTFYGTITFFLVMKFWMLVLATTMPMPAGYFMPVFLYGAAIGRLFGEVVAYFFPNGIWTDGVLNFIIPGGYAVAGAAAFSGAVTHTLSTALLALEMTGQLSHILPVLLSVLVSNAIAQHYQPSFYDGTIMVKKLPYIPRFWGSQKGSCMVTTNQYMNRNLAPVVKSWGFRDILNALTSSADTEFPVVESEGSMVLLGSVARSELLYFLQSYTGQDTVVEGTPSSGLEKNVGEVCSIQPITFQLSAQTSLYQAHELFELLNTQLMFVTDGGKLVGFVTRTELRKAIEDLALGKTPA; translated from the exons ATGGCTGCGATCATGACCAGGGAGGGGGGTGAGAACAATCCCGAAACAGAACAGGTTCTCCTGCTGGAGAAGAACCTCTGGAAGCCCTGGCCACGCACTCGCACCAAGGTCAAAG GCTGCCTGGGCTACGTGAAGCGGGTCCTGTTTGTAGTCGGGGACGATTGGATCTTCCTCTTCGCTTTAGGGGTGATCATGGCACTCATCAGCTTCACAATCGACTTCACGGTCAACAAGATGCTCACTG CCCACTGGTGGCTCTTCCATGAGCTTGGAGACAACATGCTGCTTAAATTCTTGTCCTGGTCGGTCTATCCTATCGCCCTGACTGCCTTCTCCACCGGCTTTGCACAGAGTGTGTGCCCAGAGTCTGCAG GCTCAGGAGTCCCAGAGGTGAAGACCATCCTGACAGGAGTGGTGCTGGAGGAGTATTTGACCATTAAGAACTTTGGGGTCAAGGTGGTGGGGATGACCTGCACCCTGGCTGCAGGGAGTCCCATCTTCCTGGGCAAAGTG GGTCCGTTCGTCCATCTGTCCTGCATGATCGCGGCCTACCTGGGTAGAATGCGAGCATCTGCGACCAACGAGTATGAG AATAAAAATAAGCAGTATGAGATGCTGGTAGCAGGTGCAGCTGTCGCGGTGTCTAGCTGCTTTGGAGCTCCAGTAAGCG GGGTTTTGTTCAGTGTGGAGGTGGTGTCATCTCACTTTGCTGTCAGGCATTACTGGAGGGGATTCTTTGCGGCTACCTGCGGGGCCTGCATGTTCCGACTCCTTGCAGTCTTTAACAGCGAGCAAG TGACTATCCTCGCTCCCTTTAAGACCAGCTTCGATATTGACTTCCCCTTCGATCTCCCCGAGATGATCTTTTTCATAATTCTTGG GGCGGTCTGTGGGGTGATGAGCTGTGCCTACCTCTTCTGCCAGCGCTGGCTGCTCGGGTACACTCGACGCAATTCAATCATTGTCAAGCTGATGGCTACAGA GAAGGCTGTGTACTCTGGACTGGTGGCCCTGTTGCTCTCCTCCATCACCTTCCCTTATGGTCTGGGACAGTTCATGGCGTCCAGG CTCACCATGAAAGAACTCCTCTACTCCTTATTTGACAATAACACCTGGATCGTCCTGTCCCAGAATGCCTCACTCTCACGGCCCCATGTCGTGGACCCCCAAAACCTGTGGCTAGAGTGGTGGGACCCCACGTTCACTTTCTATGGAACTATTACGTTCTTCTTGGTCATGAAG TTCTGGATGCTTGTTCTGGCCACCACAATGCCAATGCCCGCCGGCTACTTCATGCCAGTCTTTCTTTATG GAGCAGCGATTGGCCGATTGTTCGGGGAGGTGGTAGCCTACTTTTTTCCGAATGGAATCTGGACTGATGGTGTCCTTAACTTTATAATTCCTGGAGGATATGCTGTGGCAG GTGCGGCTGCCTTCTCAGGTGCTGTGACCCACACTCTGTCCACGGCTCTGCTAGCTTTGGAGATGACTGGTCAACTCTCTCACATCCTGCCTGTGCTGCTGTCTGTACTGGTGTCTAATGCCATCGCCCAGCACTATCAGCCCTCCTTCTACGACGGGACCATCATGGTCAAGAAGCTTCCCTACATACCCCGCTTCTGGGGCTCCCAAAAAGG ATCCTGCATGGTGACCACTAATCAGTATATGAACCGTAACCTGGCCCCGGTGGTAAAGAGCTGGGGGTTCAGGGATATCCTCAATGCACTGACCTCCAGCGCAGACACTGAGTTTCCTGTAGTGGAGAGTGAAG GGTCCATGGTGCTCCTGGGTTCCGTAGCCCGGTCTGAATTACTCTACTTCCTGCAAAGCTACACAGGGCAGGACACTGTTGTGGAGGGGACCCCCAGCTCG GGATTGGAGAAGAACGTGGGGGAAGTGTGTTCCATCCAGCCCATCACTTTTCAGCTTTCAGCACAGACCTCCCTCTATCAG GCACATGAACTGTTCGAGCTCCTGAACACGCAGCTCATGTTCGTCACCGATGGAGGGAAGCTGGTGGGGTTCGTCACCCGAACAGAG CTGAGGAAGGCGATTGAAGACCTGGCTTTGGGAAAAACCCCTGCATAG